The Periplaneta americana isolate PAMFEO1 chromosome 16, P.americana_PAMFEO1_priV1, whole genome shotgun sequence genome segment AGTTAAGATCTGAAATATTGCTTCTTTTGCTATTGGTTTCACACTTTCAACCACCCTCTTGTAGTTATCCCATGAGGAGTAAAAGTTGTCAATTCAACATTATTCCTTTCTTGCCATACGATAATTCAAGAGAAGCGTAAAAGGGAGtaaacgaatttctgtatcttcttcaCATTTTACTCATTCTCTCCACCATTTACGTCACAAACAGAGGTACAGCTACAAAATAGAACAGACTCTGAACCTTTTACCGAACATTATAGAAATGTTACTTTCTGTGATAGAATTAATTAACTCGTATACCTCTTATTTAacacagaataataaatatttggtAGAAACAAACAGAACTATAACTACCTCTCCATCTACTTTTCTAGGCGTACGTTcttcttattaaaaaaataaggtaCCTCGTTATCGCATCGCATAAAAAATAGTGTCGATAAACTACTACAACTGATAATACTAAATACTATGAGACGAAAAACAATGTAGTAAATACCTGTAAGACGTTTCTTCTAAAGTAAAATAGGACTGACGTTAATCCAATATGTAGATTATGCACGTAACAAATATACAAGATCTGAATAACTGTAAAATATTGGTGTATCTAGATATTGTAGCTGAGCTGTTCATTGAGCTCTCAGCTAATTCCAGTCCAGCATATAACACTTTGCTGACGTAAACATCAACTGTTTCAGCGGTATGTACAGAAAGCAGGGAGATCACGGCTGCCGtgacgacttttttttttctctatattttgtaGTGTACAATGATGCAAGAATTACAGAATGAGCAATAAATAAGTGGAGAATGAGACCATTTTTGTACCGGTATTcatttggtaataaattatttcacttGAATACGTCTTTAAAATGAGGACACTTGGGGTATCAGGACGGAAGCGGCGATGTACGCGTTATGATTGATCCATTCCAACACTAcaacttcgtgactaataacacgaCTGAAATAAAAGATCTCTTGTTGGATCGGGTAGACTACAATGCGAGCATGACCTTGAGTTGGCGTCGCGCATGCGCGGGTGAGAACACGGAAGGCATTTTGGGGAGTTAAACATTTCAGGGCAGTAGATCTCGTGCCTCAAATATGTTTCCGCGCTGATTTTGATGCCAAAGGAAAGTTCTCATCTAGAGCTATCGATTTAAGCAATACGTATTTACATATAGCCGTGTCCCCGACAGGGCCACACccgatttttttctttcatttcattagGCTACTCAGTCAAGCAATTttgggtgaatgttacttatgtcccgcccactataggagacataggccaattttacactaatcctaaacatttagtataacttgttgcttgtgtaggtgaaacgagcgttgagcgacttccgccgattttggaatagacaccgacgcacttgaactgccaacatagaaaacaaaaaatcacattcaatcgctttcaccttcatcttgaggggataataaaagcctaaactaaactaacctaacctaagtgcgtcggtgtctattccaaaatcggcggaagtcgctcaacgctcgtttagtgggcggtggatactcaaCATTGACCCAATTTTGTAAGAAAGATAAatttgccaattttattagaacttttaCAAAACGATAACAAATTTGCAGTGAGAAATTGGGCTAAACGTTAAAAGCTACCTTGCTGCTATTCCAGTTCATAATTTAACTATCGAGGACTAGGTTATATAAAGGAATCAAATCATTGTACCTGTTTCTAGTTTTGGTTACCACTCTGAACAATGGCAGTGGAATTTATGTTATCGTAGTTAGGCTAGACATGGAAGGTATCTCCTTGGAAACTTTACTTTCGAAGCTGGTTAAGGAACTTAGTAATTGTACCCCAGCCTCCATTATATATGCTACCGCAGTTTGAGCAGAGAGTTTAACAGTGGCAGGGACACACTCAGAGAAAATTCAGAGCAGCATACACATTACTGACCATGTAATGAAATACAACTTCAACCAGGTTTACCAGATTTGGCAGGACATCTAACGATCTCATATAAAAGTCCCAAGTATTACTTCAATTGGAGGCAGGACGAAAAAGTTCCTactttagaaaattaacatcacttgtaaaATTTTATCCTTACCTAGTAACTATTTTTCTTATAGTcctaaataataacattaaattcaaATTAGATTACTTAAAAATATAGGTCCGgacatgaaaaaaaaactaatattttggcaagtgtaaggtttgtaacaGCGAATATATTTCGATACATATAAAAGGAGCATATGTTGGTTTttccctgtaataataataataataataatatttttagtagcttattttacgacactttatcaacagcttaggttattcagcatctgaatgaggtgaaagtgataatgccagtgaaatgaatccgaggtccagcaccgatagttacccatcatttgctcatattgggttgaggaaaaaccccggaaaaaacctcaaccaggtaacttgctccgactgggaatcgaacctggtccacctggtttcgtggtcagacgcactagccgtttctccacaggtgtgggccaataataataataatataatcataataacagtaagagtaataataataatagtaataatgatgatgataataataataatgataataataatagtagtagtagtagtaaaattgaTAATAATGGGCAGCTGTATTAGGAAGACAAGATAGACTATAGATGAAAATGCTTCAAACTGTCTGATGCTTagatgttatataataataataataataataataataataataataataataataataataaatatgcttTCCATTTATAGCACTGAAATGATATGATTGAAGATATATGCACAGAAACGTGTAATGACATTTTTTCCTAGAATCGCTATCTAATGATATTTGTTAAGATCTTGTAATATAGCTGCACTACCTTCATGAAATTTATTAGgggaaattatattaaataatttagtagGTTTATGACTAATACAAtaattatgcaatttttaatttacataacataattttatatCAAAGACAACTTTATAAGAAATACTAATAAATTGCAGTCAAACGAATACGTCATATCACTTCCAGTTCATGACTTACATTCCTCTCTCTCACTTGGTAGGTGTACAATTAATTCTTATGTTCACAGGTCTTGTTGGGTTCTTTTAGAATTACACACCAGAGCTACAGAATTTTGTTCTAACTTGTGTATGCACATATGTGCCGTATGATGTACTGATAACGAGGAACAATTTACACAGACACAAACTATTACTTCAGTTTCCAGATAATCCGATTCAATTCTAGGCAGTATGTTGGCGTGCATGCCTGTTTAAGTGTGACAACCGtgtaaaacactttccacaaatatCACAAATGAACGGTTTGTTTCCAGTATGCAGGCGTTTGTGCATGTTTAAGTTTCCTGACTGCGAAAAACAAagtccacaaacatcacatttgaatggtttgATGCCAGTATGCTCGCGCGAATGAATCTTTAAATTTCCGGACTGcgtgaaatttttaccacaaatTTTGCACGTGAATGGTTTCTCACCTGTATGTACCCGTAGATGCCTCCTAAGATTACTAGATCCCAAGAAACTCTTTTCACATATATGGCACTTAAAAGGCTTTTCGCCCGTGTGCATACGTTCGTGAGATCTTAGATTGCTCGAAACATTAAAAGACTTGCCACAAACATtacatttgaatggcttctcacCTGTGTGAACGCGTATATGCTCTTTGAGACTACACGCTAACGAGAAAACCTTatcacaaatatcacatttaaatggcttctcgcctgtgtgcgcCAGTAAATGTCTTTTCAGAGTACCAGATAACGGAAAACATTTGCCACAAATATTACACTTCAATTTCTTGTCACTTGTATGAGTTTGCATGTGGCATGTGAGGGATGAGGAAGTAGCTAGAACTTTACCACAAACATTACATTTATTTGTACTGTCGCCTGTTTCACTGCAAGACTGTGTCTTCAAGCTGTCTCCATTTATGAACATTCTGTCATAATTAGAACTTTCACTCATAGTTTCCTTGGAGGACAGAGAATGGTTTGGATGCATATGTTCTTCATAATCAAAATCGGTGCATTCAGATGAAAAAATTCTGTCTTGGATAACTGCAATGCTAAGATgaaaataaggataagcataacAGTGAATTtggttaaaacaaaatgaagcaTTGATACCAACACTGAAAACTAAaacatgatataatatataacaagaGTCATAAGGCTTTCACTGATTATATTGTGAAGACGTGCTGAATTTTGTAAcactattttactatttaatatttccaacattttgaATGTTGCAGGAGTCACTTGCGACTGATGTATAAGTAGTTTtataataagcaaataaatcatggaaaatgATCTTgagtgaaattaaaaatttatatatatatatatatatatatatatatatatatatatatatatatatatatatatatatatataactttaggGAAACGCTGTCCCATAAGAAGagacatattaaatataatacaaaaaaaatctagTACAGAAGAGGTTAATGAACCACGAAGTAAGTTTAAGTATGTACAAATAGAATTATATCAAAGGAAAGATGACAcatcaaatgaaatgaaatataaaatactgaaacACTGCAAGACTGCGAGGGGTGGAAGAGAGGGGTGAAGGGAGGACCAATCTGTGAAAAGTACCAAAAAGGCCTAATACAAGattgttttttatatattaactatcttcaattcttttgtaatcatacagtacagtatgaacttCTAATGTTCCATGCGCAAGTGCTAATGTCCTCTTAAACCGAGTCTATAGtccaggtcagcttacttcataccgtaagggtgaaacctaaccatttttcccccattactacatatgctagtggattgtggtgattttctagtttgcagg includes the following:
- the LOC138691806 gene encoding zinc finger protein 235-like encodes the protein MDLIKTEPKVDPLAIRISHDRDAEDKKPLSEEGNSLDPHVIGVKKERMDDSYDLSSEIKSEEIILPNDLPVVKCEAEEDSYDLDLRKEELNMKIKVEEEQECIAVIQDRIFSSECTDFDYEEHMHPNHSLSSKETMSESSNYDRMFINGDSLKTQSCSETGDSTNKCNVCGKVLATSSSLTCHMQTHTSDKKLKCNICGKCFPLSGTLKRHLLAHTGEKPFKCDICDKVFSLACSLKEHIRVHTGEKPFKCNVCGKSFNVSSNLRSHERMHTGEKPFKCHICEKSFLGSSNLRRHLRVHTGEKPFTCKICGKNFTQSGNLKIHSREHTGIKPFKCDVCGLCFSQSGNLNMHKRLHTGNKPFICDICGKCFTRLSHLNRHARQHTA